From the Companilactobacillus ginsenosidimutans genome, the window GCAATAACAGTAATAGTAAATATATAAAATAAACTGGACTGCTATAAGGTGTAATGTTATGCATTTATTTCGCCTATCAATGCCTTTCTATCTATCTTTCCATTCTTACTAATAGGCAATTGTTTAACGAATTTAAAGACGTTTGGAATCATGTATTCCATCGTATTCTTCTTTAATTCGGACTTGATTTGGAGATTCAATTCTTTGTCATCTGAATCTTGGAATTGGTCTTCCAAAACAACGTGAGCGATAATCTTGTTAACTTGCTTCTTATTGTTGTAAAGCGGCACTGTACAAGATTGTTTAACTTGGTCAAGTCCGGCTAACAATGAATCAACTTCTTCTAGTTCAATACGATATCCATGCATCTTGATTTGGAAATCGGTTCTTCCTTTATAAAATAGCAAACCGTCTTTATCTTCACTGACCATATCTCCGGTGTGATAAAAAATCTTGCCATCAATATTCTCAAAAGCCTTTTCAGTTTGAACTGGATTGTTCAAATATCCCTTTGAAACATCTGGTCCACTGACAATTAATTCACCAACAGTCTCACCATCATGCTCTTCTACATTGGCTAAACGGTGATCCATATTTTTCTTCAAGTACCCAATTGGCAAACGATCAAATGTTTCCAAATTCTCGGGTGTGATTTCAATAGATGTAATTGCAACTGTGTTTTCAGTAGGACCATATGTGTTATATAGCTCTGCTCCCTTGAATCGACTCAATAATTTCTTGGCTGTGACATGTGTTAACTCTTCACCACAGAAGATGAATTTCTTCAAATTTGGTAATGTCTCAGAGTTGAAATCTCTGAAGAACATGCACATTTCAAAAAATGATGGAGTTGAAATCCAAGTTGTTGCTTCAGTACTTAAAACTGTTTTTTGTAATAATGCTAAATCCTTATTGGCTTTCTTATCGAGAACCTCCAAAGTAGCACCATTAGTTAATCCTGGATAAATTGAGAATACCGACAAGTCGAACGAAAATGGAGCTTGTAAAATAAGTTTGGTATCAATCGTATAATGATATTCGTCGTTTACCCAATCGACAAAATCAATCAAATTGTTAGTACTAATTTGAACACCCTTTGGTGTACCAGTTGTGCCGGAAGTGAAGATGATGTAGAAATTATCATCTGGTCCAACACTCTTAGATGAATCATAGATTGCATCACCTGAATTTAAAGCTTGTTGAATCTCTTCCTTTGAAATAATTGGAGTATCTATACCGAAATCTTCTTTATCACTCCAATTGAAAACTAACGCAGGTTTTGCAACATTGTTAATTTGATGAATTCTGTCTGAATCCGATCCATTGTCAACGGGGATGTATGCATGTCCAGCCTTGATGGCGCCTAAAAAGATACATAGCATTTCAAATTGTTGACCACCAAAAGCAATAATTGGACTCTTTTCAGGAAGTGACTTCCTTTGAATAAAATTAGCAATCTTGTCTGAATTTTCAGACAGTTGACGATATGTTGCGGTTACATCACCGTTTCTGTAACAGATTTGATCTGGATTTTGTTGGGCAATGCGAGTGATTCTATCGATAATTGCGTTCATTGTTTTCCCTTCTTTCAACTAGAAATCGTTGTAAATAAATTTGGCACTACCAACACCGCTATAACCGTAGATGTACAGAAGAATTACAAATATTGCAAAATAAAATACGGTTCGTAGAACAAATACAGATATTGGATTTTTAAAGAAATTAATTATTTTAATCTTCAAATCACTCACCTCATTTACTCCAAAGTTCTTTCAAATTCATACTGGCTATCTTAATTCTGTTATATCCAGCTTTACATTGAATCCTCTTACAATGACCTTACAAATTTGTAAGACGAGATATTCAGCCGCCATTATTAAACTTAAAGTTAGCATTAAACACGTACTTAATATCTAACCATTATCAAAGTGAAGTGTCAATTTATTCAAGATAACTTCGCGTTTAATTGGTTTTTTAATATCTCTATATAAGTATTATAGTAAAAAGGCATCCGTTAGACGGATGCCTTTTTGACCAAAAATATTTACATGAATTGAAATTTTTTACTTAATAATAATTAGTTCGTTGGTGGACTTAGTTACGTGCACAGTCTCTCCATTGTCATCTTTATAAATATCATCTTCAATACGAACACCAAACTTATTTGGAAGATAAATTCCCGGTTCAATAGTGAACACAATACCGTCTTCCAACTGATCATCATTCGAAGTCCTTATAATAGGATAATCGTGACAAACTAATCCTAGCCCGTGACCAGTCCCGTGATTGAAATATTTGCCATACCCACTGTCATCAATATATCCACGGACGGCACGGTCTAGATCACCAAAAGTCTCAACCATCGGCGCAAATTTGATACCCAATTCTTCTGCTCCCTTGACAATTGAATACACCTTTTTG encodes:
- a CDS encoding teichoic acid D-Ala incorporation-associated protein DltX, whose product is MNFFKNPISVFVLRTVFYFAIFVILLYIYGYSGVGSAKFIYNDF
- the dltA gene encoding D-alanine--poly(phosphoribitol) ligase subunit DltA; the encoded protein is MNAIIDRITRIAQQNPDQICYRNGDVTATYRQLSENSDKIANFIQRKSLPEKSPIIAFGGQQFEMLCIFLGAIKAGHAYIPVDNGSDSDRIHQINNVAKPALVFNWSDKEDFGIDTPIISKEEIQQALNSGDAIYDSSKSVGPDDNFYIIFTSGTTGTPKGVQISTNNLIDFVDWVNDEYHYTIDTKLILQAPFSFDLSVFSIYPGLTNGATLEVLDKKANKDLALLQKTVLSTEATTWISTPSFFEMCMFFRDFNSETLPNLKKFIFCGEELTHVTAKKLLSRFKGAELYNTYGPTENTVAITSIEITPENLETFDRLPIGYLKKNMDHRLANVEEHDGETVGELIVSGPDVSKGYLNNPVQTEKAFENIDGKIFYHTGDMVSEDKDGLLFYKGRTDFQIKMHGYRIELEEVDSLLAGLDQVKQSCTVPLYNNKKQVNKIIAHVVLEDQFQDSDDKELNLQIKSELKKNTMEYMIPNVFKFVKQLPISKNGKIDRKALIGEINA